The following is a genomic window from Lysinibacillus sp. JNUCC-52.
GCACTTGGAGAACTAGCTCATAAAGTAGGAGGAAACAACTAATATGAAACAAGTTGTAATAGCTACAAAAAACAAAGGCAAAGCCAAAGATTTTGAAGCGTTATTTGCACCCCTTGGCTTTGAAGTGGTGACGATGTTTGATGTCGCGCCAAATATGGAAATAGAAGAAACAGGCACTACATTTGAAGAAAATGCGGTGTTAAAGGCGGAAGCATTGGCAAAAGAGCTAGATACAATAGTTATTGCAGATGATAGCGGCTTAGCTGTAGATGCACTAAATGGTGAGCCAGGCGTTTATTCGGCACGGTATGCTGGAGATCATGATGATGAAGCAAATATGGTGAAGCTACTGCAAAATTTACAAGACGTTGAAGAAAACAAGCGTACGGCTCGTTTTTGTTGCTGTATTGCCATTGCAGGTCCTGATTTTGAAACAACAACTGTTTTTGGCACTTGTGAAGGTGTAATTGCGCGTGAAAAACGAGGTACAAATGGCTTTGGATATGATCCAGTCTTTTTTGTACCAAGCTTAAATCGAATGATGGCAGAGTTATCGCCAGAAGAAAAAGGGGCTATTTCTCACCGAGGAAATGCCATTCGTAAGCTAAAGGAACAATTGCCAAATCTTATTAAGTAAGAGGTGATTCTATGCAAATATTAGTCATGAGTGATACACATGGAGATAGCAGTGTCATTGATAAAGTACGTAGCTTTTATCCAACTGTCGAAACTTTGATTCATTGTGGCGATAGTGAGCTACCCTTCTCCCATGATGCACTCAATGATATGAAGAAAGTACGAGGAAATTGTGATAGCGATCAAGCCTTTCCTGATGAAGTCATTATGGAAGTGGGCGACGTGACTCTTTTTGTGACACATGGTCATTTATTTAATGTGAAAACATCCATTTTGTCATTATCGTATCGTGCAAAGGAGGTCGATGCACAAATTGCCTGCTTCGGCCATTCTCATGTACTAGGTGCTGAAATGATTGATGATGTCCTTTTTATTAATCCAGGAAGCTTATTAAAGCCAAGAGGTCGCAACGAAAAAAGCTTTGCAATTATAGATATTCAAGATGATTATTTTCAGGTCAATTTCTTAACAGATGACAATGATTGTATTTCAACGCATAAGTTTATGCGGAAATAAGTCATAAGAAATGGCTAATATAAAAACGCTTAAGATTCTGCTAAAAGAGAGTTTAAGCGTTTTTATATTTATGTATAACTATATTGCTGGAAATCATGTCCACGAATTATTTGCATTAGAGTAGAAAAACTAAATGAAAAGAACAAGGGTGATTATATGACTATGGCAAACAACATAGGTTGGAATTTTGATAATAGCTACACTCGTCTACCGAGTTCATTTTATAGCCGCCTTCCATTGAATCGTGTACAAGCCCCAAAATTGGTGATTCTTAATGAGGCGGTGGCCGAGTCCCTCGGATTAGATACGAGTGCCCTTCAACGACCAGAAAGTATCGAAATACTTGCTGGTAATGAGGTGCCGAGTGGTGCAATACCGCTCGCACAAGCTTATGCAGGACATCAATTTGGGCATTTTAACATGTTAGGTGATGGCAGAGCGCTGCTTCTAGGTGAGCAAATGACACCTACAGGGGAGCGTTATGATATCGGGCTTAAGGGATCAGGGCGAACACCTTATTCGCGAGGAGGAGACGGTCGTGCGGCACTCGGTCCAATGCTCCGTGAATATATCATTAGTGAAGCGATGTACGCATTGGGCATTCCGACATCCCGTAGTTTAGCGGTGGTAACTACAGGAGAAACGATAATACGTGAAACGGAACTGCCAGGTGCTATTTTGACGCGTGTTGCTAGCAGCCATTTACGTGTGGGAACATTTCAATATGTGGCGCAATGGGGGACAGATGAAGAGCTTCAAATTTTAGCTGATTATGCAATTGAACGTCATTTCCCAATGATAGATCAGACGCAACCTAATCGCTATTTAAGTCTGCTTCAGGAAGTTATGGAGAGACAGGCTAAGCTTATTGCCCAATGGCAGCTAGTTGGCTTTATTCATGGTGTGATGAATACGGATAATATGACCATTAGCGGTGAAACAATTGATTATGGTCCTTGTGCTTTCATGGATACGTATAATCCAGCAACAGTCTTTAGCTCAATCGATAGACAAGGTCGCTATGCATATGGAAACCAGCCACCTATTGGAGGATGGAATATCAGCCGTTTTGCTGAAACATTACTTCCGCTCATTCATAACAACGAAGAAGAAGCTGTGATTTTAGCACAAGAAGTAATACAGCAATATCCTCAATTGTATTACACAAATTGGCTAGCAGGCATGCGAGCGAAACTAGGGATTTTTAATGAAGAAGAGCAAGATGCAAAGCTGGTAGAGGAACTGCTCACGTTAATGGAAAAGTACGATGCCGATTATACGAATACATTCCGTGCTTTAACTTTTACTAAATGTGAAGGAACGGACCTATTTAATAGTGCAGAATTTACAAATTGGTATGAGCAGTGGCAAGCAAGACGTGAAAAACAAGAGGAAAGTGAAGCGGCATCACAACAATTAATGCGTGATAATAATCCAGCAATTATTCCACGAAATCACCGAGTAGAAGAAGCATTAGAAGCTGCCGTTACACACGGAGATTATCGTGTAATGGAAAAGTTACTACAGGCACTTTCACAGCCTTTTGCCCATACAAGTAACCAAGAAGAGTATGCAACGTTACCAGCACCATCCAACTGTCCTTATCAAACGTTTTGTGGCACATAAATTTAGAAAAACGAAGGAATGCATATCCTTCGTTTTTTTTATTGAAGTAAAAGAAAAGCAGTAACAGCACAAAACCTTTGAGCATACGTTATGTAGGAGTAACAGAAAAGGAGACTGTGCAACGTGCATCGATATTCTAAAGGTTGGTTTGTCAAAGAGCTACGTGCAAAGGGAATTTTAGTTCATCCTCAATTAAAGACACACCTTGGGCTTTTTAAGGAATCTGAACTACGGAATTTATATTACCGCTATGTTGACAAGCAACCCGTCAATCCAGAGCAAACATAGATTAAGTGGGATATACTAGCGCAAAGGAAAATACTTTATAATGGAATACGAAAAACCAGATTGATGGACAAAAGATATTGTCGATGAATCTGGTTTTTTATTTATTCGTTATGAATAAAAGCGGTAGCAAAATTGCATAACAATCGCCATTGCAATCATATCCGACATTTCGAGTACCTCTGCTTCAATCTCATCAAAAACTTGCACATCTGCTTGATAGTCTTTTTGAATCATTGTAACAGCTTCTTTTTTCGTTAAAGCTAAATGGCTATAAAACATTTGCTGTACGGCTTCCTTACTCAAATATGGATTAATTGTACTTAAAAATATCGCAATATCATCGGCATTACGATACCATTCTTTTTCCTTTGCTGCTGCGGTTGCGGCATCTCCTTTATTCGCTGCAGTCACGAGCTGCGCTGCAATAAGTAGATGCTCTTTAATCAGCTCGGCGTATCGATCAGCTAGTTGATCTCCGTAAAAAGGACGGAGACAATTTCCTAAATCTGTCGCATTGCGTAAAAGACGTGTTTGTACAAATGGTAAATCAGGCAAACCAAAGACAATACTAATAATGGTCATTCTCGTCCAATTGACATGCTCCAACCACAACAATCGATTCATCGCCATATAATCAGATTCTGCTTTACTGATACACAGTCGAGTATCTCTCTGGGGTTTTAAAAAGTGCCGAATAGGTGCCGTATATTGGGTATAAGGGGTAGTATAAATAGCGCTTAATGAATTGCCGTAATAGTCATTTATATACGGATACAATGCACGTTCACTCCCTCAAAAAATTCATTCTATTTTAGAATACTCGACAATATCCTTGGATGTGCATAAATGAAGAGTGTTCATTAATCTTCATACATCATTTTCTTGGTCATTCCACCATCGACAGTAAGATTGATACCTGTGACAAATCGATTCGCTGGATTTGTTAAATACAGACATGCTTGTGCAATATTTTCTGGCATGCCAACCCGCCCTGATAAATGTTGTGCATGATCGATTGAACGTAACTGACCATAATCCCCCGTCTCAATCCAACCAGGTGATATACAGTTGACCGTAATCTGATCTGGCCCTAAAGAGCGTGCTAGAGCGTGTGTTAAAGCGACAATACCACCCTTTGAAGCGGCATAAGCCTCAGTATTAGGTTCAGACATAAACGCCCGCGTAGAGGCTAAAGAAACGATCGAACCACCATGCTCATTCGTCCGCATTACTTTTGCCGCCTCTCTAGAACAAAATAAAACACTCGTTAAATTCGTCTGTAACATATCATGCCATTGTTCAAACGTAATGTCATAAGGTGAAAGATGTTGAAACTTACCCGCATTATTAATTAAAATGCTGATTGTCCCAAAATGCTTTACCGTTTGTTGCATTAAAGAAACAATAGCTTGTTCCTGTGAAACATCTGTTTCTATAAACAATGCCGAATAACCTTGCTCATGCATTTCTTGCTCCAGCTGTTTACCGAGCGCTACATTGACATCGGCAATGACAACCTTTGCTCCACTCTTTGCGTATGCTAGCACAATGCCTTTACCAATGCCATGTGCACCCCCAGTCACTACAACAACAGCGTTCTTAAACATGCCTATACCTCCTATCATTTAGTTTTCATTATTTTAGCAAAAATAGGGCACTATAACGTATTAGAATGACATAAAGAAACCTATAGATTCATACAATAAATAGGTATATAATATTTTCAAGGCAAACCTTGCCTTCATAGTAAAATTCATGTTGACATTATGTTATAAACGACATATAATAAATATTGTCTTTCCTAAGAGAAAAGTTAATTAGGAAAACACATCATGTCTCAGTAGCTCAGCAGGATAGAGCAACGGCCTTCTAAGCCGTCGGTCGGGGGTTCGAATCCCTCCTGGGA
Proteins encoded in this region:
- a CDS encoding DUF2639 domain-containing protein, producing MHRYSKGWFVKELRAKGILVHPQLKTHLGLFKESELRNLYYRYVDKQPVNPEQT
- a CDS encoding protein adenylyltransferase SelO translates to MANNIGWNFDNSYTRLPSSFYSRLPLNRVQAPKLVILNEAVAESLGLDTSALQRPESIEILAGNEVPSGAIPLAQAYAGHQFGHFNMLGDGRALLLGEQMTPTGERYDIGLKGSGRTPYSRGGDGRAALGPMLREYIISEAMYALGIPTSRSLAVVTTGETIIRETELPGAILTRVASSHLRVGTFQYVAQWGTDEELQILADYAIERHFPMIDQTQPNRYLSLLQEVMERQAKLIAQWQLVGFIHGVMNTDNMTISGETIDYGPCAFMDTYNPATVFSSIDRQGRYAYGNQPPIGGWNISRFAETLLPLIHNNEEEAVILAQEVIQQYPQLYYTNWLAGMRAKLGIFNEEEQDAKLVEELLTLMEKYDADYTNTFRALTFTKCEGTDLFNSAEFTNWYEQWQARREKQEESEAASQQLMRDNNPAIIPRNHRVEEALEAAVTHGDYRVMEKLLQALSQPFAHTSNQEEYATLPAPSNCPYQTFCGT
- a CDS encoding SDR family NAD(P)-dependent oxidoreductase — its product is MFKNAVVVVTGGAHGIGKGIVLAYAKSGAKVVIADVNVALGKQLEQEMHEQGYSALFIETDVSQEQAIVSLMQQTVKHFGTISILINNAGKFQHLSPYDITFEQWHDMLQTNLTSVLFCSREAAKVMRTNEHGGSIVSLASTRAFMSEPNTEAYAASKGGIVALTHALARSLGPDQITVNCISPGWIETGDYGQLRSIDHAQHLSGRVGMPENIAQACLYLTNPANRFVTGINLTVDGGMTKKMMYED
- a CDS encoding XTP/dITP diphosphatase, which gives rise to MKQVVIATKNKGKAKDFEALFAPLGFEVVTMFDVAPNMEIEETGTTFEENAVLKAEALAKELDTIVIADDSGLAVDALNGEPGVYSARYAGDHDDEANMVKLLQNLQDVEENKRTARFCCCIAIAGPDFETTTVFGTCEGVIAREKRGTNGFGYDPVFFVPSLNRMMAELSPEEKGAISHRGNAIRKLKEQLPNLIK
- a CDS encoding metallophosphoesterase, which codes for MQILVMSDTHGDSSVIDKVRSFYPTVETLIHCGDSELPFSHDALNDMKKVRGNCDSDQAFPDEVIMEVGDVTLFVTHGHLFNVKTSILSLSYRAKEVDAQIACFGHSHVLGAEMIDDVLFINPGSLLKPRGRNEKSFAIIDIQDDYFQVNFLTDDNDCISTHKFMRK